A portion of the Stella humosa genome contains these proteins:
- a CDS encoding HPF/RaiA family ribosome-associated protein, with protein MQIPLQITFRNIDSSESVEARVRDRLDRLSRFKDRITSCRVAIEAVRRQNVVKLFKVRVDITYPGGEIAVAREHHDAQSHEGVYHAINDAFEAARRQLADKAERMAGIVKSHEVPTHGIVDRIFAHEGYGFVRMPDGQEVYFHRNAVVDDGFGGLEVGHKVRCEVAEGEGIKGAQASTVRPINHNPPPVERVRA; from the coding sequence ATGCAGATCCCGCTGCAGATCACCTTCCGCAACATCGACTCCTCCGAGAGCGTCGAGGCGCGCGTGCGAGACCGACTCGATCGGCTGTCGCGCTTCAAGGACCGCATCACCAGTTGCCGCGTCGCCATCGAGGCGGTTCGCCGGCAGAATGTCGTGAAGCTTTTCAAGGTCCGCGTCGACATCACCTATCCCGGCGGAGAGATCGCGGTCGCGCGCGAGCATCACGACGCGCAGTCGCACGAAGGTGTCTACCACGCCATCAACGATGCGTTCGAGGCCGCCCGCCGCCAGCTCGCCGACAAGGCCGAGCGAATGGCCGGGATCGTCAAGTCGCATGAGGTGCCGACGCACGGGATCGTCGATCGAATATTCGCCCACGAGGGCTACGGCTTCGTCCGCATGCCCGACGGGCAGGAGGTCTATTTCCATCGCAACGCCGTCGTCGACGACGGCTTCGGCGGCCTGGAGGTCGGGCACAAGGTGCGCTGCGAGGTGGCCGAGGGCGAGGGCATCAAGGGCGCCCAGGCGTCCACGGTGCGGCCGATAAACCACAATCCGCCGCCGGTGGAACGGGTCCGCGCATAG
- a CDS encoding sarcosine oxidase subunit beta family protein: MQRFSFFQLALNALDRHRSWPAYWRDAAPRDSYDAIIVGGGGHGLATAYYLAKNHGITNVAVLEKGWLGGGNTGRNTTIIRSNYLWDESAHLYEHSLKLWEGLSADLNLNVMLSQRGVLNLAHTLHDVREGVRRVQANRLNGIDAEWLSPEEVREFCPIIDIDARRRHPVLGATLQRRGGVARHDAVAWGYARGADARGVDIIQNCEVTGIDVEGGRVTGVQTTRGPIRAGRVGLVTAGHSSVLAAMAGFRLPVQSHPLQALVSEPIKPILDCVVMSNAVHVYVSQSDKGELVMGAGIDAFNSYAQRGSFHVIEHQMGALLELFPIFSRLRMMRTWGGIVDVCPDASPIIGRTPVDGLFINCGWGTGGFKATPGSGWVFAHTIATGEPHPLNAPFRLDRFASGALIDEHGAAAVAH; encoded by the coding sequence ATGCAGCGTTTTTCGTTCTTTCAGTTGGCGCTCAACGCGCTCGACCGGCACCGCAGTTGGCCGGCCTATTGGCGCGACGCCGCCCCGCGCGATTCCTATGACGCGATCATCGTCGGCGGTGGCGGTCATGGGCTGGCGACGGCCTATTATTTGGCCAAGAACCACGGCATCACCAATGTCGCGGTGCTGGAAAAGGGCTGGCTCGGCGGCGGCAATACCGGCCGCAACACGACGATCATCCGCTCCAACTACCTGTGGGACGAGAGCGCGCACCTCTACGAGCACTCCCTGAAGCTGTGGGAGGGGCTGTCGGCCGACCTCAACCTCAACGTCATGCTGAGCCAGCGCGGAGTGCTGAACCTCGCCCACACGCTGCATGACGTGCGCGAGGGCGTGCGCCGGGTGCAGGCGAACCGGCTGAACGGCATCGACGCCGAATGGCTGTCGCCGGAGGAGGTGCGCGAGTTCTGTCCGATCATCGACATCGACGCCCGCCGCCGCCATCCAGTGCTGGGCGCCACCTTGCAGCGCCGCGGTGGCGTCGCCCGGCATGATGCCGTCGCCTGGGGCTATGCGCGCGGCGCGGATGCCCGCGGCGTCGACATTATCCAGAACTGCGAGGTGACGGGCATCGACGTCGAGGGCGGGCGCGTGACCGGCGTCCAGACGACGCGCGGCCCGATCCGCGCGGGCCGGGTGGGCCTGGTGACGGCCGGCCATTCCTCCGTCCTGGCCGCGATGGCGGGGTTCCGCCTGCCGGTGCAGTCGCACCCGCTCCAGGCGCTGGTGTCCGAGCCGATCAAGCCGATCCTGGACTGCGTCGTCATGTCGAACGCCGTCCATGTCTATGTCAGCCAGTCCGACAAGGGGGAACTGGTGATGGGGGCGGGGATCGACGCCTTCAATTCCTACGCCCAGCGCGGCTCGTTCCACGTCATCGAGCACCAGATGGGTGCGCTGCTGGAGCTGTTCCCGATCTTCAGCCGGCTGCGCATGATGCGCACCTGGGGCGGCATCGTCGATGTCTGCCCGGACGCCTCGCCGATCATCGGCCGCACGCCGGTCGACGGCCTGTTCATCAATTGCGGCTGGGGTACGGGCGGCTTCAAGGCGACTCCCGGCTCCGGCTGGGTCTTCGCCCACACCATCGCCACCGGCGAGCCGCATCCGCTCAACGCCCCGTTCCGCCTCGACCGCTTTGCCTCCGGCGCCCTCATCGATGAGCATGGCGCCGCCGCGGTCGCCCATTGA